A window of Flammeovirga kamogawensis genomic DNA:
AGTACTACAGGTTCTTGATCGTACCAAACACCCTCTTTGTACCAACCATTTTTATCTCTGCTCATATCTGCCGTCTGACCATTTGTGCCATGGAACAAGATATTACTCGATGTTACATTTTCAGGGAATTGGAATTTATACCATCCATTTTCCATTGACATGCTTACACCCGGCCATGTAGAACTTGCAAAAGCACCTGTTGGTTCAGCACTCCAATGATGGATATACTCGTAACCTTGTGTATAAACTGTAAATCCACCTTGCACTTCTTCTACCACAAAACTTGCACTCACAACTGCCGATGCATTTAATGTGTCATCTTGTGCAAACGCTTTAATCGTCATGCTTTCTGTTACAGTTAACGCTACAGATGTTTGTGCACTTGCAGAAGAAACCGTAGGCGTAGAACCATCCAATGTATAATAAATAGTTGGTGTACTGTCTTTATCATCAGAAGCAGATAATGTTACCGTACCCGAACCTGAGAATGTTGCTCCATTTGGAGAAATAGTAATTGATGGAGCTACTGTATCTGGTGTTGGTGTAGGGTTTGGAATCCATCCGTTATCATACCAAACATCTCCGGCAACACCCATTTCGTCTCCCGTTATTTTTGTAGCACCACAAAGTAAAATCAGGTTAGTTGATGTAGCACCTTCAATAGTGTACTCGTAAAAACCAGGATAATCAGAAGAAACCATCATTGCTTTACCTGGCCATGCAGTAGCATCTACTCCATCGTTCGCCCAAAAATAAATAGATGGGTTTGTACAATCTGTTTTAAAATATACAGTCATTCCTTCTACATCAGGAATTACAGGAATTGTATAAGAAGTTGTCACTTCGTTTGATGTTCCTGCGTTGTTTACTGCTACTGCTTTTAATGTAATTACATCTCCTTCAGCTCCTGTAAATGTAACTGTACTTGTATAAAGTGTACTTGATGTTGTAGGAGCACTTCCGTCTAACGTATAATAAATTACACCATTTTGTGTAGCAGACAATGTAGCTGTATTATTTGCTGTTGATAATGATAATACTGGTGGAGTTTGAGGTTCTGGTTCACAATCTGGACATGTACTATGCCAAGTTGTTCCATCATACCAACCGTTTGATGACCTAGACAAATCATCTGATTTACTTCCTCCGTTATCACTAAATAATAAGTTAACAGATTCTGTAGCCTCAAATACATATTTAAACCATCCATTACCAATATCTTCCATTACTGGACCAGGCCATGCACTTGGCGTTAATGCTCCAACAGGTACTTCAGACCAATAATGTACATTTGCGGCACTCCAATTAGATGGTTTCTTAAAGTAAACTTCTAAACCTTCTACTTCTCCAATTCTATACGATAGTGTAGTTACATCAGAAAGATTTCCATCTGTATCTTTTGCCATCGCTTTAATATCCATATCTTCAGTTACAGCAATCTGAGAAGAATACACCGCACTGTTTTGTGTTGGCAAACTACCATCTGTAGTATAATAAACAGTGTAAGGTCCACCTGCTCCTAAAGTTGCAGAAAGAGAAACATTTACTGGATTATCATAACGTTTTGGCTCTGGAGATGCTGTTACAAATGGTTTACTTGGTCCGCCTTCTCCTGCTTGGAAGAAACCAACACCATTACCACCAATCATACCAGGACCATTTAATACATAAATTGATGCAGAAGCAGACTCAACTGTTGTTGTTAAAGTTCCGTTTGTTACGGCATATTCTTTACCTGTTACAGCATCTCTATACGTACCGTTTGTTAAACCCGAAAAGTTAAAAGTTGCAGCACCATCTTTTGCTAATCCTACTGCTACTTCGCTGTTACCATGTTTACGAACATAACCAACTCCGTTACCACTTGTAGAACCATCCCAACGCCATTCTCCTTTTTGTAAAGCAGGAACAGCAGATCTAATGGCATTTAACTTTTTAATATGCTGATAGATCTTATGACTTGGCGCTTGGTCCATTACATCACCATAATACGCTCTACCAGTTTCGTTAATCGACTTTTTAATTCCTTGAGCATCATGAATATCAGCAAAAGCACCCGACATAAAACGCATTTCTGTTCCATAATATACAATTGGAATACCTCTCCAAGTAAACATGAAATTTAAACATGCAGCAAGGTTTTCGTCTGTTCCTCCGTAACGTTTATTCCAATCGTTGTTTGGCCCAAAATCATGGTTATCTAACCACAATAAGTTAGTAGAAGGATCAGCATATAAATGATCGTAACGATCTGCTGCTTTTACACCCGAAAAGCTTTCTCCATATTCAAATGGGCCATGAAAACTTGCCTCAGCGTAAAAATCAAGTACTGCCATTCCCGATGGTTCTGATGCATTAGTTGCTCCTCTCCAAGTATACCAGTGCGGGTTAATTGCTTCTTCTTGATGTAATTCATGACGTTTTTGTGCCACTTCACCAAAAATAAATAAGTCTGGGTTGATTGCCTTAAATGCATCTAAGAAGTATAAAACATCTTCTTTACTCATATGTTTGATGGTATCCCAACGGAAAGCATCAACACCCATATTAATAAAAGTAGCATAAGCATTTACTAAATACTCTCTAACTTCTGGGCTTGCAGTATTTAAATCTGGTGTATCTCCTGCTAAAGCTCTATTGTATAAGTTTTCTGTATCGTCCCACCCTTGAGCAAAACCATTTCCACTTTGGTGGTACCAATCTGCATCTGTAGTGTTTACATAAGAAATTGTACTTGGCCAATTATATAAGGCTAAATCCTCATTATAAGGTGCTGGCAATGCAGGTATATTCGCTCTACTCCAAATTAAACCATCATCTGGGTTAGGTGTTAAACCATCGTATTCCCAATTTGGATTAGGCTGTAACGGATTACCGTCTTTATCCTGTCCCCAAACTGATGCAGTATCTGTATTGTACTTAATTTCGGCATGTCCTTTTATACCAAAACGACCTGCGTGATTAGTGACAACATCCAAAACAATTTTCATATCACGAGCATGGCACTCATCAATTAAATCTTGAAAAGTTGCCCCTGGTGATTCTAAACGAGGATCTACTTTTGTGAAATCATACGCATGGTAACCATGGTAATCTAAAGGACTCCAGTTTTGTACAATTGGCGTAATCCATATTGCTGTAAAACCTAAGTCTTTGATGTAGTCAAGCTTTTCGATTAACCCCTTAAAATCACCTTTCCAAGTGACATCATTTGGATCTGTAATAGCTGGGTTAACCTCTGGATCTGGATTATAAGACGACCATTCATTTGGTACATTATTTCCTGGATCACCATCAAAGAAACGAGTGGTCATTAAGAAATAGATTGATTCTTCTCTAAAATCTACTTGTGCAAAAAGATTGGAAGACGAGAGTACCAAAAAGGTAATCCACCCTAACAGTAATTTAGTAATTTTCATTTTCATACTTTAATTGAGTACTAGTTGTAATGTTTTGAAGTAAAGGATGATGTTAGTCGTTTAGAGTACGGTGACACAAGAATAGAGAATTCCTTATTTATTGTCGTTCCAACACTTAATTAATAGGTAAACACAAGTAATGGCACGGGTAAGTTTATAAGGCGCTACCTATAAAACAGTAAACATTAGATTGGTCTTAATTAGGTGTACAATGAAACTTTTTCGGAAATCATCATGCTAGGAGTATCGTTTTACTAAGTATAATCATCTAAAAAAGTACACTATGAAAAATCTATTTACTACTATTATTAGTTTTATTCTTATTGCTATTTTAGCCGCTTCTTGTAATAGTAATCAAGACGATGCTCTTTCTACACCAGACCAAAGTCCTGTAGAAGTAAAAGACTTTGCTTTATATTCTTTTGAAGACATTATTAATAGTGGTTTACTTCAAATAGAAAAAGATGAAAAAGGAAATACGGTTGTAAAAATTAATCTTCACTCTCCTGCTACTGAAGATTTATCGGTAGTTGTAAACTCAGGCGAGTTTGGAGAGGCGAATCCTTCTACTTTAATCACTTTAAATAGTATTACAACAGGGGAATCTACATCAGCATCTATAGTGAGTAGTTTTGATAATGGAAGTGCCATTAGCTACGAAGAACTATTAGCATTAGATGCTCATATCATTGTTCAAAATTCAATAAGCCCTATCCACTTTACACAATTAGGGGATGCTCAATTTATTGATAACCAAAAAAGAGAATATGCACTTTCTGGTTCTTTAGAAGGAAATATAAAATTTTTACCAAAAGAAAATGGTATAATGCTTACAGTTGTTCAGTTAAATAAACCTGCTGAGTCAGCAATGAACCCTAGAATTATAAGTGGTTCTGCTTTGGAAGCAAAAGAATCAGAAATTTTAAGTAATCTTCAACCAATTTTAGAAGGTACAACTGTGTCATATACTAATATTGACCAGTTTGCTACACCTTCAGCTATTAAAAATGGGTATTTAAATAT
This region includes:
- a CDS encoding starch-binding protein, with product MKITKLLLGWITFLVLSSSNLFAQVDFREESIYFLMTTRFFDGDPGNNVPNEWSSYNPDPEVNPAITDPNDVTWKGDFKGLIEKLDYIKDLGFTAIWITPIVQNWSPLDYHGYHAYDFTKVDPRLESPGATFQDLIDECHARDMKIVLDVVTNHAGRFGIKGHAEIKYNTDTASVWGQDKDGNPLQPNPNWEYDGLTPNPDDGLIWSRANIPALPAPYNEDLALYNWPSTISYVNTTDADWYHQSGNGFAQGWDDTENLYNRALAGDTPDLNTASPEVREYLVNAYATFINMGVDAFRWDTIKHMSKEDVLYFLDAFKAINPDLFIFGEVAQKRHELHQEEAINPHWYTWRGATNASEPSGMAVLDFYAEASFHGPFEYGESFSGVKAADRYDHLYADPSTNLLWLDNHDFGPNNDWNKRYGGTDENLAACLNFMFTWRGIPIVYYGTEMRFMSGAFADIHDAQGIKKSINETGRAYYGDVMDQAPSHKIYQHIKKLNAIRSAVPALQKGEWRWDGSTSGNGVGYVRKHGNSEVAVGLAKDGAATFNFSGLTNGTYRDAVTGKEYAVTNGTLTTTVESASASIYVLNGPGMIGGNGVGFFQAGEGGPSKPFVTASPEPKRYDNPVNVSLSATLGAGGPYTVYYTTDGSLPTQNSAVYSSQIAVTEDMDIKAMAKDTDGNLSDVTTLSYRIGEVEGLEVYFKKPSNWSAANVHYWSEVPVGALTPSAWPGPVMEDIGNGWFKYVFEATESVNLLFSDNGGSKSDDLSRSSNGWYDGTTWHSTCPDCEPEPQTPPVLSLSTANNTATLSATQNGVIYYTLDGSAPTTSSTLYTSTVTFTGAEGDVITLKAVAVNNAGTSNEVTTSYTIPVIPDVEGMTVYFKTDCTNPSIYFWANDGVDATAWPGKAMMVSSDYPGFYEYTIEGATSTNLILLCGATKITGDEMGVAGDVWYDNGWIPNPTPTPDTVAPSITISPNGATFSGSGTVTLSASDDKDSTPTIYYTLDGSTPTVSSASAQTSVALTVTESMTIKAFAQDDTLNASAVVSASFVVEEVQGGFTVYTQGYEYIHHWSAEPTGAFASSTWPGVSMSMENGWYKFQFPENVTSSNILFHGTNGQTADMSRDKNGWYKEGVWYDQEPVVLPVDGLTIHLKTTWSTPKMHYWNASDGSSSAWPGVAMVADGNGWYSYTIENVSSANVLFHDGNGNQTGDLTRSSEGWYMDGVWYNSNPESSNGRTTTTTLDLASELLIYPTEIQNKFTVSLKLLSDTNVVLQMINLNGQEVMEPITENLLKGRHSFTVDNIQLKSGLYLLKVSTGDQIYVKKILKK